From the Lolium rigidum isolate FL_2022 chromosome 2, APGP_CSIRO_Lrig_0.1, whole genome shotgun sequence genome, one window contains:
- the LOC124686151 gene encoding 2'-deoxymugineic-acid 2'-dioxygenase-like, with product MELLCNAPPHASVPDRYVFPPEKRAVLQLYDDGVTLPVVDLHRAALSGDDGLRQRVAAEIVRAGKDFGFFQVVNHGVGEDVVRGFRDAAAEFFAMPAEKKLPYCSNDQSKPFRLATSTTYDRGETQYWLDYLKLQCHPVTDELVQHWPTEPTSFRARLAEFSEAVDELAHTLLRLVAEGLGLGADFFAGDLSGGDTQMNVNYYPPCPDPSLTLGLLPHCDRHLLTVLSQGDVAGLQARHNGRWLLVRPVSGAFVINFGHQMEIVTNGALASVEHRAVTNSAVTRMSVATLIMPKMECRIVPAPEMVDEATNPAKFREFVFSEFMEAYYTASASREDVLESFRILQN from the exons ATGGAGCTGCTGTGCAACGCCCCACCGCACGCCTCGGTGCCTGACAGGTACGTCTTCCCGCCTGAGAAGCGCGCCGTCCTGCAGCTCTACGACGACGGCGTCAccctccccgtcgtcgacctgcaCCGCGCCGCCCTTTCCGGCGACGACGGCCTCCGCCAGCGCGTCGCCGCAGAGATCGTCCGGGCCGGCAAGGACTTCGGCTTCTTTCAG GTAGTGAACCATGGCGTGGGGGAGGATGTGGTGAGGGGGTTCCGTGATGCGGCAGCAGAGTTCTTCGcgatgccggcggagaagaagctccCCTACTGCTCCAACGACCAGAGCAAGCCCTTCCGGCTCGCCACCAGCACCACCTACGACCGCGGCGAGACGCAGTACTGGCTGGACTACCTCAAGCTCCAGTGCCACCCGGTGACAGACGAGCTCGTCCAGCACTGGCCAACCGAACCAACGAGCTTCAGGGCGCGCCTCGCCGAGTTCTCCGAGGCGGTGGACGAGTTGGCCCATACGCTGCTCCGTCTCGTCGCCGAAGGGCTTGGCCTCGGCGCCGACTTCTTCGCCGGCGACCTTAGTGGTGGCGACACTCAAATGAACGTCAACTACTACCCGCCGTGCCCGGACCCGAGCCTCACGCTCGGCCTCCTCCCGCACTGCGATCGCCACCTCCTCACTGTTCTCTCCCAGGGCGACGTGGCGGGACTCCAGGCGAGGCACAATGGGCGGTGGCTCCTCGTCCGCCCCGTCTCCGGCGCATTCGTCATCAACTTTGGCCACCAAATGGAGATCGTCACCAACGGTGCACTGGCCAGCGTGGAGCACCGTGCCGTCACCAACTCCGCCGTGACGAGGATGTCGGTGGCCACGCTCATCATGCCCAAGATGGAGTGCCGTATCGTCCCGGCGCCGGAGATGGTGGACGAGGCCACGAATCCTGCCAAGTTCAGGGAGTTCGTGTTTAGTGAGTTTATGGAGGCGTATTACACCGCCTCGGCTAGCAGGGAGGATGTGCTCGAGTCCTTCAGGATCCTCCAAAACTAG
- the LOC124686152 gene encoding 2'-deoxymugineic-acid 2'-dioxygenase-like → MLIRSSMQVVNHGVGEDVVRGFRDAAAEFFAMPAEKKLPYCSSDQSKPFRLATSTTYDRGETQYWLDYLKLQCHPVSDELVQDWPAEPTSFRPRLAEFSEAVHELAQTLLRLIAEGLGLGTGFFAGDLSGGETQMNVNYYPPCPDPSLTLGLLPHCDRHLLTVLSQGDVAGLQARHIGRWLLVRPIPGALVINFGHQMEIITNGALASVEHRAVTNSDRTRMSVATLIMPKMECRIGPAPEMVDEATNPSKFREFVFSEFMEAYYTASASREDVLESFRTHEN, encoded by the coding sequence ATGTTGATTCGATCTTCCATGCAGGTAGTGAACCATGGCGTGGGGGAGGACGTGGTGAGGGGGTTCCGTGATGCGGCGGCGGAGTTCTTTGcgatgccggcggagaagaagctccCCTACTGCTCCAGCGACCAGAGCAAGCCCTTCCGGCTCGCCACCAGCACCACCTACGACCGCGGCGAGACCCAGTACTGGCTGGACTACCTCAAGCTCCAGTGCCACCCAGTCTCAGACGAGCTCGTCCAGGACTGGCCAGCCGAACCAACAAGCTTCAGGCCGCGCCTCGCCGAGTTCTCCGAGGCGGTGCACGAGTTAGCCCAGACGCTACTGCGCCTTATCGCCGAGGGTCTCGGCCTCGGCACCGGCTTCTTCGCCGGCGACCTTAGTGGTGGTGAGACCCAAATGAACGTCAATTACTACCCGCCGTGCCCGGACCCGAGCCTCACCCTCGGCCTCCTCCCGCACTGCGACCGCCACCTCCTCACCGTGCTCTCCCAGGGTGATGTGGCAGGCCTCCAGGCGAGGCACATCGGGCGGTGGCTCCTCGTCCGCCCTATCCCCGGCGCACTCGTCATCAACTTTGGCCACCAGATGGAGATCATCACCAACGGCGCACTAGCCAGCGTGGAACACCGCGCTGTAACCAACTCCGACAGGACAAGGATGTCAGTGGCAACTCTCATCATGCCCAAGATGGAGTGCCGTATCGGCCCGGCGCCGGAGATGGTGGACGAGGCCACAAATCCTTCCAAGTTCAGGGAGTTCGTGTTTAGTGAGTTTATGGAGGCGTATTACACCGCCTCGGCTAGCAGGGAGGATGTGCTCGAGTCCTTCAGGACCCACGAAAACTAG